Proteins encoded in a region of the Triticum dicoccoides isolate Atlit2015 ecotype Zavitan chromosome 3A, WEW_v2.0, whole genome shotgun sequence genome:
- the LOC119267138 gene encoding uncharacterized protein LOC119267138 gives MEGVVPIDSTAVRAQSCRRSIARCFVSAVTLTCQHRSFRSAHTPCPCARSLFLSRPVTSIQSAGRLLLFFFPFQILYSTAHARCQALKPIHFSSVLATTQVSEGRARYHRRRPPSTRMATTTTTALSMKLLVDTQARRVLFAEASKDVVDFLFSLLALPVGTAVKLLGKEAMVGCVGSLYGSVEKLDGTYVQPGAAKDALLHPAVLSPSASSKSSLLGMPPPPCPQAKAFYRCSRQCNCYSDGYDGSSSQQARCNSCRTYMTESYGTYCPSCKNQMTTAFTVVPSAASGGEVAQAAGGVSGKGFVQGIVTYTVMDDLTVTPMSSISSITLLNTFAVSDLSALQEKTVQLGYDQGLEILKASLQSKTVLTDVFLKPPSSA, from the exons atggagggagtagtgccTATCGACTCGACTGCCGTGAGAGCGCAGTCATGCCGTCGGTCAATTGCTCGGTGTTTTGTCTCCGCGGTCACACTCACCTGCCAACACAGATCGTTTCGCTCTGCGCACACGCCATGCCCATGCGCgcgctctctcttcctctcccgtcCCGTCACCTCAATCCAATCCGCGGGCCGGCTCTTGCTATTCTTCTTCCCCTTTCAAAtactctactccacagcacacgctCGGTGTCAAGCACTCAAGCCTATTCATTTCTCCTCGGTCCTCGCCACCACACAAGTGAGTGAGGGAAGAGCTAGATACCACCGTCGCCGCCCGCCCAGCACCAGGATGGCGACCACCACGACCACCGCGCTGAGCATGAAGCTCCTGGTGGACACCCAGGCCCGGCGCGTGCTGTTCGCGGAGGCGAGCAAGGACGTGGTGGActtcctcttctccctcctcgcgcTGCCCGTCGGCACCGCCGTCAAGCTGCTCGGGAAGGAGGCCATGGTCGGCTGCGTCGGCAGCCTCTACGGCAGCGTGGAGAAGCTCGACGGCACCTACGTCCAGCCCGGCGCCGCCAAGGACGCGCTGCTCCACCCCGCCGTCCTCTCGCCGTCGGCCAGCAGCAAAAGCTCCCTCCTgggcatgccgccgccgccgtgcccacAGGCGAAGGCGTTCTACAGATGCAGCAGGCAGTGCAACTGCTACAGCGACGGATATGACGGCAGCAGCAGCCAGCAGGCTAGATGCAACAGCTGCCGGACTTACATGACGGAGAGTTACGGCACCTACTGTCCATCGTGTAAGAACCAGATGACCACGGCCTTCACGGTCGTGCCGTCGGCCGCGTCCGGAGGCGAGGTGGCGCAGGCGGCGGGCGGCGTCAGCGGGAAGGGGTTCGTGCAGGGCATCGTGACGTACACGGTGATGGACGACCTCACGGTGACGCCCATGTCCTCCATCTCCAGCATCACCCTGCTCAACACCTTCGCCGTCAGCGACCTCAGCGCGCTCCAGGAGAAGACCGTGCAGCTCGGCTATGACCAG GGTCTGGAGATCCTCAAGGCGTCGCTGCAGTCCAAGACCGTGCTCACCGACGTTTTCCTGAAGCCCCCCAGCAGCGCTTGA
- the LOC119267137 gene encoding protein usf-like, whose translation MATARLLLRSASLLPLRRSPLHSSRFQPRAAMASDAASQFQKIQIQREDTTFDAYVVGKENAPGVVVLQEWWGVDYEVKNHAIHISQIGDGYRALIPDLYRGKVALEVAEAQHLMEGLDWQGAIKDIQASVKWLKENGSPKVGVTGYCMGGALAIASGVLVPEVDAVVAFYGTPSSELADASKAQAPIQAHFGELDSFVGFADVTAAKSLEEKLKASGVAHEVHIYPGCSHAFMNASPEAVKRRKGMGLTDENQGAIDLAWSRFSTWMGRFLGSA comes from the exons ATGGCCACAGCGCGACTACTGCTCCGAAGCGCCTCCCTGCTCCCCCTCCGCCGCTCGCCCCTGCACTCGTCCCGCTTCCAGCCCCGAGCCGCCATGGCCTCCGATGCCGCCAGCCAGTTCCAGAAGATCCAGATCCAGCGCGAGGACACG ACGTTTGATGCCTATGTTGTTGGCAAAGAAAACGCTCCTGGAGTTGTAGTGTTGCAAGAGTGGTGGGGTGTTGACTATGAGGTCAAGAATCATGCCATCCATATTTCCCAGATCGGCGATGGATACAGAGCACTTATTCCAGA tttGTACCGTGGGAAGGTTGCTTTGGAGGTAGCTGAAGCACAACATCTGATGGAAGGACTAGACTGGCAGGGTGCAATCAAGGATATTCAGGCTTCAGTTAaatggctgaaggaaaatggatcaCCCAAG GTTGGTGTTACTGGTTATTGCATGGGAGGTGCTTTGGCAATTGCAAGTGGAGTTTTGGTCCCAGAGGTTGATGCTGTTGTTGCTTTCTACGGGACGCCATCTTCGGAGCTTGCTGATGCTTCCAAGGCCCAGGCTCCAATCCAGGCTCATTTTGGGGAGCTTGACAGTTTTGTTGGGTTTGCAGATGTTACC GCGGCCAAGTCGTTGGAGGAGAAGCTCAAGGCTTCTGGAGTGGCACATGAAGTCCACATATACCCTGGATGCTCACATGCCTTCATGAACGCATCGCCTGAGGCCGTCAAGAGGAGGAAGGGCATGGGTTTGACTGATGAGAATCAGGGAGCCATTGACCTGGCATGGTCCCGCTTCTCCACTTGGATGGGTCGTTTCCTGGGATCTGCATGA